A single region of the Podospora pseudopauciseta strain CBS 411.78 chromosome 1, whole genome shotgun sequence genome encodes:
- a CDS encoding hypothetical protein (COG:U; EggNog:ENOG503NXPD), with protein sequence MAWNIFRIAADLSHITAKCILIFSIHRNRSAEGVSLLTQLFYALVFVTRYTDLFVETHAWNYFFKVFYLLSSFYTLGIMRFVYPRTREKEIAWKLAGLVFSGSLVLSPFFMLIFDKKREWAFTEWLWVFSQILESVCVLPQLLLLRQTTVPTVITSFYIVFLGSYRGLYLLNWFLRELDTNGRKPNPISVIFGIVQTALYADFAWVYWTRQRVKLRNGGVVDADDLRRGWLLSKIFGSEHLRGGSNAADEDEYDEESAPALGPGRHEVGRDARPGRAKWGSRGISISADEGVYDGESGGSTQEQGVTSSNSRGGFADESDDDLAGGADPDAKMQDPDDLARALNDDESESDEEDKKKKQKAAQQNGGQPSGIGNGDEWDDD encoded by the exons ATGGCTTGGAAC ATCTTCAGAATAGCGGCCGACCTGTCGCACATAACAGCAAAATgcatcctcatcttctctATCCACCGTAACAGGAGCGCCGAAG GCGTCTCCCTCCTTACCCAGCTCTTCTACGCTCTCGTCTTCGTAACCCGCTACACGGACCTCTTCGTCGAAACCCACGCCTGGAACTACTTTTTCAAAGTCTTttacctcctctcctccttctaCACCCTCGGCATCATGCGCTTCGTCTACCCCCGCACGCGCGAAAAGGAAATCGCCTGGAAGCTTGCCGGCCTCGTCTTTTCCGGAtccctcgtcctctcccccttctttaTGCTCATCTTTGATAAGAAACGAGAGTGGGCTTTTACAGAATGGCTTTGGGTGTTCTCCCAGATCTTGGAGTCAGTGTGCGTTTTGCCGcagctgttgctgctgcggcaGACGACCGTCCCGACGGTGATTACCAGTTTTTACATTGTGTTCTTGGGGAGCTACAGGGGGTTGTATCTGCTGAACTGGTTCCTCAGGGAGCTGGACACGAATGGGCGGAAGCCGAACCCGATCAGTGTCATTTTTGGGATTGTCCAGACGGCGCTGTATGCGGATTTTGCATGGGTGTACTGGACGAGGCAGAGGGTCAAGCTGAggaatgggggggtggtggatgcggatgatttgaggagggggtggttgttgagtaAGATTTTTGGGAGCGAGCACCTGAGGGGTGGGAGCAACGCggcggatgaggatgagtATGATGAGGAGAGCGCGCCTGCACTTGGACCGGGGAGGCATGAGGTTGGGCGGGATGCCAGGCCGGGGAGGGCAAAGTGGGGGAGTAGGGGGATTAGTATTAGTGCTGATGAGGGGGTTTATGATGGGGAGAGTGGTGGGTCGACGCAGGAGCAGGGTGTGACGAGTAGCAATAGCAGGGGAGGTTTTGCGGATGAGTCGGATGATGATTTGGCTGGGGGGGCGGATCCGGATGCGAAGATGCAGGATCCGGATGATTTGGCGAGGGCGttgaatgatgatgagagtgagagtgatgaggaggataagaaaaagaaacagaagGCGGCTCAGCAGAATGGAGGGCAGCCAAGCGGGATTGGGAATGGGGATGAGTGGGATGATGATTGA